The Thalassotalea sp. HSM 43 genome window below encodes:
- a CDS encoding TonB-dependent receptor: MQNKVTAPFKRTLIAATLLTVFASGHVKADATTGHISGQTITYNDAPVEGVEITIINVDTGYSKTITSDDDGKYRFPLLPAGTYNIIAHKDGYLVTEQNNVDVNIGGKTLINIGMNEEGVERIEVRATTIAAIDTTNTESGLVISKDELELLPVPRDMSSVALLAPGTNKGDAAFGNLVSFPGASVAENAYYIDGINITDVRTGLGFSQLPWEMFQDFQVKTGAFSAEYGRAVGIISATTKSGTNEFQGGVNARYIPDELREDRPDVKRTDIGAELYGTEYFAINHGRTYDKVDLDIWASGPIIKDKLFFYAIYNPLFETRENASLWRYTETDSDDAIWATKFNWNISDDHRLDFTYFNDEREYEVSSKPYDLTNKVIGSYYFKPSIDAEDANHGRVVTPIVGNNFGSYEQVEGGENYSLKYTGYFLDGDLTMSAMLGHNESQISNRSLVNEGQTRIIDSKTGIILHGPSVGNFGTSRNERDQFRVDFDYFWGDHEFRFGVDIEELEAYENRDAYGSGTYTMSVGTDNLIDYLEGSTDVIYQQDSAIIQSVDLNNNGTYETENFAVYIQDEWQIADNVVLNLGLRYDEFTNKNIEGDDFINMDGQIAPRLGLAWDIFGDGESVFTASFGRFYLPVATNTNIRLAGKELYIIKRDFQFDSIPASEFENIADILGNSEADLIAADGTLKDTRRLVDADIDPMYQDEYTMSFEQQWDDYVWGIRGTYRELGESIEDVTVQRGLEKYLDEVFDEDCPACAGSQAAMYVLTNPGSSVDIWVDTDDYVDENGNLVKGPKEARNFVIPNEYLEYPKAERKYIAWDLKLTRPWQDDFTFSATYTWSHSWGNTEGLVDSDIGQRDAGATQSFDYAALMDHSYGDLPNDRRHTFKLTGAYAFNEEWSVGFNATWQTGRPNNCFGYHPDAGAVPSIYGPTSFYCEEEVIDPDSDPENPEYIAESVPSPRGSKGRTPTTFVLDLSLTYKTTIMGLDTRAQLQVQNVFNEIEATRYFETGEVSDITLPRLKEINPEMIANTHPDYGLVSSTTAPRYVELSISARF, from the coding sequence ATGCAAAATAAAGTTACTGCGCCGTTTAAGCGCACGTTGATTGCCGCAACGTTATTAACCGTGTTTGCATCGGGTCATGTCAAGGCCGATGCGACAACGGGTCATATTTCAGGGCAAACGATCACCTATAACGACGCGCCGGTTGAAGGCGTTGAAATCACCATCATTAATGTCGATACCGGTTATAGCAAAACCATCACCTCTGATGATGATGGTAAATACCGTTTTCCACTATTGCCTGCCGGTACCTATAACATCATTGCCCACAAAGATGGCTACTTGGTGACCGAGCAAAACAATGTCGACGTCAACATTGGTGGTAAAACCTTAATTAACATCGGCATGAATGAAGAGGGCGTAGAACGCATTGAAGTTCGTGCGACGACGATCGCAGCCATTGATACCACCAATACCGAATCTGGCTTGGTGATATCTAAAGATGAACTTGAGCTGCTGCCGGTGCCGCGAGATATGAGTTCGGTGGCGCTATTGGCGCCAGGCACCAACAAAGGTGATGCGGCGTTTGGTAACCTAGTGTCGTTTCCTGGTGCATCGGTAGCGGAAAACGCTTATTACATCGATGGCATCAACATTACCGATGTACGTACCGGTCTTGGTTTTAGCCAGCTGCCTTGGGAAATGTTCCAAGACTTTCAAGTGAAAACCGGTGCTTTCTCGGCTGAATACGGCCGTGCTGTCGGCATCATCAGTGCCACCACCAAAAGTGGTACGAATGAGTTTCAAGGCGGGGTTAACGCGCGTTACATTCCTGATGAATTACGTGAAGACCGTCCGGATGTAAAGCGCACCGATATTGGCGCTGAGCTATACGGTACGGAGTATTTCGCCATTAACCATGGTCGCACTTACGACAAAGTTGATCTCGATATTTGGGCCAGCGGTCCGATCATTAAAGACAAACTGTTCTTCTACGCGATTTATAATCCGTTGTTTGAAACCCGTGAAAATGCCAGCTTGTGGCGTTATACCGAAACCGACAGTGACGATGCAATTTGGGCAACTAAGTTTAACTGGAATATCAGTGATGACCATCGACTTGATTTTACGTACTTTAACGATGAGCGTGAGTATGAAGTCAGTTCAAAGCCTTATGATTTAACCAACAAGGTGATCGGCAGCTATTACTTCAAACCAAGTATCGACGCTGAAGATGCCAATCATGGTCGCGTGGTGACGCCGATTGTCGGTAATAACTTTGGCTCTTACGAGCAAGTTGAAGGTGGTGAAAACTACTCATTAAAATACACCGGCTACTTCCTTGATGGCGACTTAACCATGTCGGCAATGCTCGGTCACAATGAATCGCAAATCTCGAATCGTTCACTGGTGAATGAAGGTCAGACTCGCATTATTGACAGTAAAACCGGTATTATTTTGCACGGTCCTTCGGTCGGCAATTTTGGTACATCGCGCAATGAACGAGATCAATTTCGAGTCGATTTTGACTACTTCTGGGGCGATCATGAATTCCGTTTTGGTGTTGATATAGAAGAGCTTGAAGCCTACGAAAACCGTGACGCATATGGCTCAGGTACGTACACCATGTCGGTAGGTACCGATAACTTGATTGATTACCTTGAAGGCTCGACCGACGTTATTTACCAGCAAGACAGTGCCATTATCCAATCCGTTGATCTGAACAATAATGGTACCTATGAAACGGAAAACTTTGCGGTTTATATTCAGGATGAATGGCAGATTGCTGATAATGTGGTATTAAACCTTGGCCTGCGCTACGACGAGTTCACCAATAAGAATATCGAAGGCGATGATTTCATTAATATGGATGGTCAAATTGCGCCACGTTTGGGCTTGGCTTGGGATATCTTCGGTGATGGTGAGTCGGTATTTACCGCTTCATTTGGCCGTTTCTATCTGCCAGTTGCAACCAATACCAATATTCGTTTGGCGGGTAAAGAGTTATACATAATCAAACGTGATTTTCAGTTTGATAGCATTCCAGCGTCTGAGTTTGAAAACATTGCCGATATTTTGGGGAACAGCGAAGCTGACTTAATCGCTGCAGACGGTACCTTAAAAGATACCCGACGATTAGTCGATGCCGATATCGACCCTATGTATCAGGACGAATATACCATGAGCTTTGAACAGCAATGGGATGATTACGTTTGGGGCATTCGTGGTACCTACCGTGAGTTAGGTGAATCGATTGAAGATGTTACGGTACAGCGCGGTCTGGAAAAATATCTCGATGAGGTGTTTGACGAAGATTGTCCAGCATGTGCAGGCAGTCAAGCGGCTATGTATGTGTTGACCAACCCAGGTTCATCGGTGGATATCTGGGTCGATACCGATGATTATGTTGATGAAAACGGTAATCTGGTTAAGGGGCCAAAGGAAGCACGTAATTTTGTTATTCCTAACGAGTACTTGGAGTACCCGAAAGCGGAACGTAAATACATTGCTTGGGATTTGAAATTAACTCGCCCATGGCAAGATGATTTCACGTTCTCTGCAACCTATACCTGGTCCCATTCATGGGGCAATACTGAGGGCTTAGTCGACTCAGATATTGGTCAGCGAGATGCTGGTGCAACACAAAGTTTTGACTATGCAGCTTTGATGGATCATTCATACGGCGACTTGCCAAATGATCGTCGTCATACCTTTAAACTAACCGGTGCTTACGCATTCAATGAAGAGTGGTCTGTTGGTTTTAATGCAACATGGCAAACAGGTCGACCGAATAATTGTTTTGGTTATCACCCTGACGCTGGTGCGGTTCCATCAATATATGGGCCAACATCATTCTACTGTGAAGAAGAGGTCATTGACCCGGATAGCGATCCAGAAAATCCAGAATATATTGCTGAGTCGGTACCGAGTCCACGTGGTTCGAAAGGCCGCACGCCGACGACCTTTGTATTGGATTTAAGCTTAACGTATAAAACCACCATTATGGGGCTTGATACCAGAGCGCAATTGCAAGTGCAAAACGTATTTAATGAGATTGAAGCGACTCGATACTTTGAAACAGGTGAAGTGAGCGACATTACCTTGCCAAGGTTAAAAGAAATTAACCCTGAGATGATCGCCAACACCCATCCTGATTATGGTCTGGTGTCATCAACGACGGCACCACGTTATGTCGAATTGTCGATATCCGCTAGATTCTAG
- a CDS encoding putative Ig domain-containing protein gives MNTLFTRHKLAMLIAGSLTLTACGGGGGSGSGPEQKEPPTNTAPSISGAPESTSINELQAFSFTPSANDSDGDSLTFSINKTISWAEFDSATGTLAGTPTLADAGTIADIVISVSDGSASTDLAGFDLTVNNLVQISGRVLDGPISGALVYFDANNNNQHDDDELSVSSLEQGQFEFLLTAEQAGMYASANLNAYLGEGADDVSRQDDDFAATPITLSVSALGFDAATDAMSTTISPFSTLSAHGETQYLAQITSYLNVESSELMTDFSNSETLSSQQKQMISSRASLLVDHFQNKVLANSANLDTDNDGMVNAEDDDSDNDLVLDINDAFPLDKSASVDNDGDGLADFTVTFLNELTFTNDELKTCIVEQHGENATTASITDINCDGLINVDSITDLAYFSALESLTISNSYFTGSVNFSDFQHLPSIKQLSFAYSDGVDIADLYELEHLTSLDLSGQNIRTLDTITKLVNLEYLSVAKANFSDLVNELNPVADFTPMFSLPKLSKINLWDADFNYSHYKTLRERNVDIESKPILLEHINTSKKYIEDRGLTSVENNFNADNSGHTDNSDAISNFTWSVDSDGRLLVNYNQAGQLPMRYTWIGQQDLSQGAQLMVETGTSAYSVSRLVTLTPWLLDGNCLVGEQENGAGGCEELPDLGPTVNICLEAGLETEVLVRDPEAVVRNTFACTNVAANLCVESHRGLTGESNGKCCAFGKYPAAAAGELANGDDIAGSCCNAAGCNYVANGEYLEELSKQ, from the coding sequence ATGAATACTCTCTTTACGCGTCATAAGTTGGCAATGCTGATTGCTGGTTCATTGACATTAACCGCATGTGGCGGTGGTGGCGGCAGTGGCTCAGGGCCAGAGCAAAAAGAACCACCAACAAATACCGCACCAAGCATCAGCGGTGCACCAGAAAGCACCAGCATCAATGAGCTACAAGCCTTTTCATTTACGCCTAGCGCCAATGACAGCGATGGCGATTCATTGACGTTTTCAATCAATAAAACCATCAGCTGGGCAGAGTTTGACAGCGCGACGGGTACCTTAGCCGGTACACCGACACTGGCCGATGCCGGCACGATTGCTGACATCGTTATATCAGTAAGCGATGGCTCTGCATCAACGGATCTAGCTGGGTTTGATTTAACGGTAAATAATCTCGTGCAAATCAGCGGTCGCGTACTTGATGGTCCAATTTCCGGTGCACTTGTTTACTTTGATGCCAATAACAATAATCAACATGACGACGATGAGTTGTCGGTATCAAGCCTTGAACAAGGTCAATTCGAGTTTCTCCTGACAGCAGAGCAAGCGGGCATGTACGCCAGCGCTAACCTAAACGCTTACTTAGGTGAAGGGGCGGATGATGTAAGCCGTCAAGACGATGATTTTGCCGCGACACCAATAACCTTATCGGTATCGGCTTTGGGATTTGATGCTGCAACGGATGCTATGAGCACGACTATCTCGCCATTTTCGACTCTATCTGCGCACGGTGAAACACAATACTTAGCACAAATCACCAGTTACTTAAACGTTGAAAGCAGCGAATTGATGACGGATTTTAGTAATTCAGAAACGTTAAGCTCACAACAAAAACAGATGATCAGCTCTCGTGCCTCATTACTTGTCGATCATTTTCAAAATAAGGTGTTAGCCAATAGTGCTAACCTTGATACCGATAATGACGGCATGGTTAATGCTGAAGACGATGATTCCGATAACGATTTAGTATTGGATATCAACGATGCCTTTCCGTTAGACAAATCCGCCAGTGTTGATAATGATGGTGACGGTTTAGCTGACTTCACCGTTACCTTCTTAAATGAATTAACCTTTACTAATGACGAGCTGAAAACGTGTATCGTAGAGCAACACGGTGAAAACGCGACAACAGCGAGCATCACAGACATAAACTGTGATGGCTTAATCAATGTAGATAGCATTACCGATTTAGCCTACTTTAGCGCTTTAGAGTCGCTGACCATCAGTAACTCTTACTTTACAGGTAGTGTAAACTTTAGCGATTTTCAGCACTTGCCGTCGATTAAGCAATTGTCATTTGCCTATAGTGATGGCGTTGATATTGCCGACTTATATGAATTAGAGCATCTGACCAGTCTTGATTTATCAGGTCAAAACATTCGCACCCTAGACACCATCACAAAGCTTGTTAATCTCGAGTATTTGTCGGTTGCCAAGGCGAACTTTAGCGACTTGGTTAATGAGTTAAACCCGGTTGCTGATTTCACGCCTATGTTTAGTTTGCCGAAGTTAAGCAAAATCAACCTATGGGATGCCGACTTTAATTACAGCCATTATAAGACGCTGAGAGAGCGCAATGTAGACATTGAGTCAAAACCAATTTTACTCGAGCACATCAACACCAGCAAAAAATACATCGAAGATCGTGGCTTAACCAGTGTTGAAAACAACTTCAATGCCGATAACAGTGGTCATACGGATAACTCTGATGCGATAAGCAATTTCACTTGGTCTGTTGATAGCGATGGCCGCCTGCTGGTTAATTACAACCAAGCCGGTCAATTGCCAATGCGTTACACCTGGATTGGTCAGCAAGACTTGTCACAAGGCGCTCAATTGATGGTTGAAACCGGTACTTCCGCATACAGTGTGAGTCGCTTGGTTACTTTGACGCCATGGTTGCTAGACGGTAATTGTTTAGTTGGTGAACAAGAAAATGGTGCTGGTGGTTGTGAAGAGCTACCTGACCTAGGCCCTACGGTAAACATCTGTCTAGAAGCCGGTTTGGAAACCGAGGTATTGGTGCGCGACCCAGAAGCGGTTGTTCGCAACACCTTTGCCTGTACTAACGTCGCGGCAAACTTGTGTGTTGAAAGTCACCGTGGTTTAACCGGTGAATCGAATGGCAAGTGTTGTGCCTTTGGTAAATACCCAGCTGCGGCAGCTGGTGAACTTGCTAATGGTGATGACATCGCCGGTTCATGCTGTAATGCTGCAGGTTGTAACTACGTAGCTAATGGCGAATATCTTGAAGAGTTAAGTAAGCAATAG
- a CDS encoding SelT/SelW/SelH family protein: MNKVEITYCSQCRWLMRSTWMAQELLTTFDGDIDELTLRPGNGGIFEIVANGKLVWSRKKMARFPEITELKQCVRDAIAPNKDLGCIDRKSAQPE, encoded by the coding sequence ATGAATAAAGTAGAAATTACCTATTGCTCTCAATGCCGTTGGCTAATGCGTTCAACATGGATGGCGCAGGAATTATTGACCACCTTTGATGGTGACATTGACGAGCTGACTTTGCGTCCGGGCAATGGTGGGATTTTTGAAATCGTCGCCAATGGCAAACTGGTTTGGTCGCGCAAAAAAATGGCTCGATTTCCAGAAATAACCGAATTAAAACAATGTGTGCGTGATGCTATCGCCCCCAACAAAGATTTAGGCTGCATCGACCGTAAATCAGCTCAACCGGAATGA
- a CDS encoding TonB-dependent receptor domain-containing protein: MKLSLNKLTRAMGYSLLTSSLLLAQAARAEAERDANQQQNNAVDEVEVSQVNNNDVEEYQEAEEEIEVFQITGSRINQTTLEGPLPVEVISAEDMLKAGNLTVYDALQNLSQNTGSVTGDENSNGFTPNAKVLNFRGLGPQYTLVLINGRRIANYPAAYNSNATVVNVNSVPMAAVERIEVVSTGASAIYGSDAAAAVINVILKNDYEGTALGGTFGTPDNVDGDSYRFNIVKGVDFDNGNITAVLEYADSDTILGPSDLDYPYGTPVMNRGAAKVRTLASQGYDAFFNNLPVDLQPDTYIDPGKELCDSLPGQEYQYRARDEESSIPGSYGSYCGFDIGKRSTIRNGQTKISAMISSNFEINSDVSFFADVIFTDIEAENDRGYINIQGVVEDQSSAAPVFQFGEGDNAVLIPGNQYGYNHHLETHLRLMGSEEIGDTSTSFDEQAFSVSLGLEGFVFDDYQWEVSYTHSEYTMDTARTLADHKMVEEYFLGEKVMVNEDTELSYFGSPVYDGNAKLGVFSALDQQAIDDIFGRAKEENKTYSYMTTAVLSGDLFEVPSGYVQFAAVAEYMHEGFEYNADDKMTADPGEGWYNFAGFGGEGERDRYSAGLEIKVPILDDLSATGAIRYDEYHATGPVNSDWTPAISLEYRPLDDLLVRASYSGIFRAPDLQAIYTESSFYSGGTDWLGCYDQIWAPEGVSPEEFSNGPNAGVYQSACRSFSATFLANKLPASDLKNESGTTFGIGFVWEPIDNLSIQFDYYEVEINDQIQQASLNGILYDEFVCAYEDEVSDNVTFGCEKVDQLIVRTPSEDSELNQSNLESVNTTPFNLAMHRQTGTDTKVNYTLFTESYGVFNFGISHTGIISTQRDTIEGDGIPAVEIHDLLGNPEPIDTIIGSLGWAYQDFTANVNVRYKSGLGPRRPQPIQNDDGNDALYDIDTGKEIDYVFDEDDMPIDPSSGEPIENAEKRISQKRLDPYITTNLVLGYTFNEGDTRINFTVNNVFDEESPDDDTFLAHEWPWYNIGAYAGSAIGREFYFGFEHNF, translated from the coding sequence ATGAAATTAAGCTTAAACAAGTTAACAAGAGCGATGGGATATTCGTTGTTAACTTCGTCTCTGCTGCTCGCGCAAGCAGCCAGAGCGGAAGCTGAAAGGGATGCAAATCAGCAACAGAACAATGCAGTTGATGAAGTAGAAGTATCACAAGTTAACAATAACGACGTTGAAGAATACCAAGAAGCGGAAGAGGAAATTGAAGTATTTCAAATCACCGGTTCGCGCATTAACCAAACAACGCTAGAAGGACCATTACCGGTTGAAGTCATCAGTGCCGAAGACATGCTCAAGGCAGGTAACTTGACGGTTTATGATGCCCTGCAAAATCTTTCGCAAAATACCGGTTCAGTAACCGGTGATGAGAACTCAAATGGTTTCACACCAAATGCGAAAGTATTAAATTTCCGTGGTCTAGGACCACAATACACCTTGGTTTTGATTAATGGTCGTCGTATCGCCAACTATCCAGCGGCGTATAATTCGAATGCGACGGTTGTCAACGTAAACTCGGTGCCTATGGCAGCGGTTGAGCGTATTGAGGTGGTCTCTACCGGTGCTTCTGCAATTTATGGCTCGGATGCCGCCGCGGCTGTTATCAACGTTATTTTGAAAAACGATTATGAAGGTACTGCATTAGGCGGTACCTTTGGTACACCTGATAATGTCGACGGTGATTCGTATCGTTTTAATATCGTAAAAGGCGTTGATTTCGATAACGGTAATATTACCGCCGTTTTAGAATATGCTGATTCAGATACCATTTTAGGGCCGTCAGATCTTGATTATCCTTATGGCACACCAGTAATGAATCGCGGTGCCGCAAAAGTACGCACCCTTGCATCACAGGGCTACGATGCCTTCTTTAATAACCTGCCTGTTGACTTGCAGCCTGATACCTATATTGATCCGGGTAAAGAGCTATGTGATTCATTACCAGGCCAGGAATATCAATATCGTGCCCGTGATGAAGAAAGTTCTATTCCGGGTTCATACGGCAGTTATTGTGGTTTTGATATCGGCAAGCGCAGCACTATTCGCAACGGTCAAACTAAAATCTCAGCAATGATTTCGAGCAATTTCGAAATTAACTCTGACGTCAGTTTTTTCGCTGATGTGATTTTTACCGACATTGAAGCAGAAAATGATCGCGGCTACATCAACATTCAAGGTGTGGTTGAAGATCAAAGTTCTGCAGCACCTGTTTTCCAATTTGGTGAAGGTGATAACGCGGTATTAATTCCGGGTAATCAATACGGCTATAACCATCACCTTGAAACGCACTTACGTTTAATGGGCTCAGAAGAGATTGGCGATACATCGACCAGTTTTGATGAGCAAGCGTTCAGTGTGTCGCTTGGCTTAGAAGGTTTTGTGTTTGATGACTACCAGTGGGAAGTGAGTTACACCCACAGTGAATACACCATGGATACTGCTCGTACGTTAGCGGACCATAAAATGGTTGAAGAGTATTTCCTTGGCGAAAAAGTCATGGTTAATGAAGACACTGAACTAAGCTACTTCGGCTCACCTGTATACGATGGTAACGCCAAGTTAGGTGTATTCTCGGCGCTAGATCAGCAAGCAATCGATGATATTTTTGGTCGCGCTAAAGAAGAAAATAAAACCTACTCATACATGACCACGGCGGTTCTATCTGGTGACTTATTTGAAGTTCCAAGTGGCTACGTGCAGTTTGCTGCTGTCGCTGAATATATGCACGAAGGCTTTGAGTATAACGCCGATGATAAAATGACCGCAGATCCTGGTGAAGGTTGGTATAACTTTGCCGGCTTTGGTGGTGAAGGTGAGCGTGACCGTTACTCAGCGGGTTTGGAAATCAAGGTGCCAATTCTTGATGACTTAAGTGCTACCGGTGCGATTCGTTACGATGAATATCATGCAACCGGCCCTGTAAACAGTGACTGGACTCCGGCGATCAGCCTTGAGTATCGTCCACTTGATGATTTATTGGTGCGTGCCTCTTATTCTGGTATTTTCAGAGCCCCAGACTTACAAGCCATCTATACCGAAAGTTCATTCTACAGCGGTGGTACTGACTGGTTAGGTTGTTACGATCAAATTTGGGCACCAGAAGGTGTTTCGCCAGAAGAATTCTCTAATGGTCCAAATGCCGGTGTTTATCAATCTGCTTGTCGCAGTTTCTCGGCGACTTTCTTAGCCAATAAATTGCCAGCAAGCGATCTGAAAAACGAAAGCGGTACCACCTTTGGTATCGGTTTTGTGTGGGAGCCTATCGACAATTTATCTATCCAATTCGATTACTACGAAGTGGAAATCAATGATCAAATTCAACAAGCAAGCTTAAATGGCATTTTGTATGACGAATTTGTTTGTGCCTATGAAGATGAAGTTAGCGATAACGTTACCTTTGGTTGTGAGAAAGTCGATCAACTTATCGTTCGTACCCCGAGTGAAGACAGTGAGCTAAACCAAAGTAATCTGGAAAGTGTAAATACCACACCATTTAACTTGGCGATGCACCGTCAAACCGGTACCGATACCAAGGTTAATTACACCTTGTTCACTGAAAGCTATGGTGTGTTCAACTTTGGTATCAGCCATACCGGTATCATCAGCACCCAGCGCGATACCATTGAGGGCGACGGCATCCCGGCAGTTGAAATTCATGACCTATTAGGTAACCCAGAGCCTATCGATACCATTATTGGTTCACTAGGTTGGGCTTACCAAGATTTCACCGCCAACGTTAATGTGCGTTACAAGAGTGGTTTAGGTCCGCGTCGTCCGCAACCGATTCAAAACGATGATGGCAACGATGCGCTATACGACATCGATACCGGTAAAGAAATCGACTACGTGTTTGACGAAGACGATATGCCGATTGATCCGAGTAGCGGTGAGCCAATCGAAAATGCGGAAAAACGTATATCACAAAAACGTTTAGACCCTTACATCACGACCAACTTAGTTCTTGGTTACACCTTCAACGAAGGTGATACCCGCATCAACTTCACCGTAAATAACGTGTTTGATGAAGAGTCACCAGATGACGATACCTTCCTGGCCCATGAATGGCCTTGGTACAACATTGGTGCCTACGCAGGTTCTGCCATTGGCAGAGAGTTCTATTTTGGTTTTGAACACAACTTCTAA